Proteins from a single region of Meiothermus cerbereus DSM 11376:
- a CDS encoding tRNA-binding protein produces MTPYDAFQTLELRVGRIQKAEPHPKARKPAYQLWIDLGPLGVKQSSAQLTELYTPEALVGRLVICATNLGERNIAGFRSEVLVLGLPDAQGRVVLLSAEREVPLGGRVY; encoded by the coding sequence ATGACGCCCTACGATGCTTTTCAGACCCTCGAGCTGCGCGTCGGACGAATTCAAAAGGCTGAGCCCCACCCTAAGGCCCGTAAACCTGCCTATCAACTGTGGATAGACCTGGGCCCTTTGGGGGTCAAGCAAAGCAGCGCCCAGCTTACCGAGCTGTACACCCCCGAAGCCCTGGTGGGGCGGCTGGTGATCTGCGCGACCAACCTGGGCGAACGCAACATTGCTGGCTTTAGGTCCGAGGTGCTGGTGCTGGGCCTGCCCGACGCCCAGGGGCGGGTGGTGCTGCTTTCGGCAGAGCGCGAGGTTCCGCTGGGGGGACGCGTCTACTGA
- a CDS encoding helicase HerA-like domain-containing protein — MPNPIPIAKGESDVFLYPKMANRHGLIAGATGTGKTVSLRVLAEQFSRIGVSVFMADVKGDLSGLCKPGEQNPRVEERVQKLGLADFQYEAYPVVFWDVFGEQGHPVRTTVSEMGPLLLARLLDLNETQSGVLTLVFKIADDNGLLLLDLKDLRAMLQFVGDNAEKFKTEYGNISAASIGTIQRGLIALEEQGGDRFFGEPALQLEDLLQTQGGKGVINILAADKLMQSPKLYSTFLLWMLAELFERLPEVGDPEKPKLVFFFDEAHLLFDEAPKALREKIEQVVRLIRSKGVGVYFVSQNPLDIPDEVLGQLGNRVQHALRAFTPRDQKAVKAAAQTFRPNPKLDVATVILEMGVGEALVSTLDEKGIPSVVERALIYPPRSRLTPLSLEERQQVIRNSPVYGHYEKTLDRESAYEILRARAAEAAQPSPSSPKMPAPTQPAQGNLLGDLAKGAMGFLTSREGQRVVRGVLGGLLGGGSKRKR; from the coding sequence ATGCCAAACCCCATTCCCATTGCCAAAGGTGAATCCGATGTATTCCTCTATCCCAAAATGGCCAACCGCCACGGCCTGATCGCCGGGGCTACCGGAACCGGCAAGACCGTGAGCCTGCGGGTGCTGGCCGAGCAGTTCTCCCGCATTGGCGTGTCGGTTTTTATGGCTGATGTGAAGGGCGACTTGTCCGGTTTGTGTAAGCCGGGTGAGCAAAACCCCAGGGTAGAGGAGCGGGTACAGAAGCTTGGTCTCGCAGACTTCCAGTATGAAGCCTATCCGGTGGTGTTCTGGGATGTTTTTGGCGAGCAGGGGCACCCGGTGCGTACGACCGTTTCCGAGATGGGGCCGCTCTTGCTGGCCCGCTTGCTCGACCTCAACGAAACCCAGAGCGGGGTGCTGACCCTGGTTTTCAAGATCGCCGACGACAACGGGCTTTTGCTCCTGGACCTGAAAGACCTGCGGGCTATGCTGCAGTTCGTGGGCGATAATGCCGAGAAGTTCAAGACCGAGTACGGCAACATCTCAGCGGCCTCCATCGGCACCATCCAGCGCGGGCTGATTGCCCTGGAAGAACAGGGGGGGGATCGGTTTTTTGGCGAACCGGCCCTACAGCTCGAAGACCTCCTCCAGACCCAGGGCGGCAAGGGTGTGATTAACATCCTGGCCGCCGACAAGCTCATGCAATCCCCCAAGCTCTACAGCACCTTCTTGCTGTGGATGCTCGCAGAACTCTTCGAGCGGCTCCCCGAGGTGGGCGACCCCGAGAAACCTAAGCTGGTTTTCTTCTTCGACGAAGCCCACCTGCTCTTCGACGAGGCCCCCAAAGCCCTGCGGGAAAAAATCGAGCAGGTGGTGCGGCTCATCCGTAGCAAGGGGGTTGGCGTGTATTTCGTGAGCCAGAACCCCTTGGACATTCCCGACGAGGTGCTGGGGCAGCTGGGTAACCGCGTGCAGCACGCACTCCGTGCCTTTACCCCGCGTGACCAGAAAGCGGTCAAGGCGGCAGCCCAAACCTTCCGGCCCAACCCCAAGCTCGACGTAGCTACTGTAATCCTGGAGATGGGGGTGGGCGAGGCTTTGGTCTCGACCCTGGACGAGAAGGGCATTCCCAGCGTGGTGGAGCGGGCCCTTATCTACCCGCCCCGTAGCCGACTGACTCCGCTCAGCCTCGAGGAGCGCCAGCAGGTCATCCGGAACTCCCCGGTGTACGGGCACTACGAGAAGACCCTCGACCGCGAGTCGGCTTACGAAATTTTGCGGGCCAGGGCCGCCGAGGCAGCGCAGCCGTCGCCCTCGAGCCCCAAAATGCCCGCCCCGACCCAGCCAGCCCAGGGCAACCTGCTGGGCGACCTGGCCAAAGGGGCGATGGGCTTCCTGACCAGCCGCGAGGGGCAGCGCGTCGTGCGGGGGGTGCTGGGGGGCTTGTTGGGGGGTGGCAGCAAGCGCAAGCGATAA
- a CDS encoding flavodoxin domain-containing protein, which yields MQRWRVLITYASPMGSTLEVAQAIAEVLARRSFSVDVRPVDEIEHLEGYQAVIVGSPIRFQQWLPEAKHFVQTHRDALRQLPVVYFALSGLMSDPTPQHFHEVYDWLSEVRDLVEPLEVGIFAGALHYDRLEHNQLVQVLSKGLPEGDFRRWQDIRAWAEDVADRLQLELARREINRI from the coding sequence ATGCAGCGCTGGCGCGTTCTGATTACCTATGCCAGCCCGATGGGCAGCACCCTCGAGGTGGCCCAGGCCATCGCCGAGGTACTGGCACGGCGCAGTTTTTCGGTAGACGTGCGCCCAGTGGACGAGATCGAGCACCTGGAAGGCTACCAGGCCGTGATTGTGGGTAGCCCCATACGCTTTCAGCAATGGCTTCCAGAGGCCAAACACTTTGTACAAACGCACCGCGATGCACTGCGCCAGTTGCCTGTGGTCTACTTTGCGCTTTCGGGCCTGATGAGCGACCCCACCCCGCAGCACTTTCATGAGGTTTACGATTGGTTGTCCGAGGTGCGGGACTTAGTAGAACCGCTCGAGGTAGGTATTTTTGCCGGTGCCCTACACTACGACCGCCTCGAGCACAACCAGCTCGTTCAGGTACTGAGCAAGGGGTTGCCGGAGGGTGATTTTCGCCGCTGGCAGGACATTCGGGCCTGGGCCGAGGATGTGGCCGATCGACTGCAGCTCGAGCTGGCCCGTCGGGAGATCAACAGGATCTAG
- a CDS encoding CBS domain-containing protein: MLVKDFMTPNPDVVTPDITVPEAAQIMKKGGFRRLPVVKEGRVVGIVTDRDLKEAMPSDATSLSIWELNYLISKLTVGEIMTRDPITVSDTLPLQAAAKLMLEHKVGGLPVVHEGRLVGIVTITDVLKAFLQREAELLVGAETNPQG, encoded by the coding sequence ATGCTGGTCAAAGATTTTATGACCCCCAACCCAGACGTCGTTACACCGGATATTACGGTGCCCGAAGCCGCGCAAATCATGAAGAAAGGGGGCTTCCGTCGCTTGCCGGTGGTCAAGGAAGGGCGAGTGGTGGGCATCGTAACCGACCGCGACCTCAAGGAAGCCATGCCCTCCGATGCCACCTCGCTTTCCATCTGGGAGCTCAACTACCTGATTTCCAAGCTCACTGTGGGCGAAATCATGACCCGTGATCCCATCACCGTTTCCGACACCCTGCCCCTCCAAGCGGCGGCCAAGCTGATGCTCGAGCACAAGGTGGGCGGCCTGCCGGTGGTGCACGAGGGCAGGCTGGTGGGCATCGTTACCATCACCGATGTGCTAAAGGCCTTTTTGCAGCGCGAGGCCGAGCTCCTGGTGGGGGCCGAGACCAACCCCCAGGGCTAG
- a CDS encoding DNA polymerase/3'-5' exonuclease PolX, with protein sequence MNRKDLAGMLEYAADLMEVLGEGEFRAKAYRNAARNLEQQETDLAELAARGFKGVPGIGPALAPMLTEIVQTEEFPYLAELEGRIPPGVLELFRVQGLGPKRIRALWDNGVGSLEELVIFAEQGKIRTLPGFGAKSEASLLEAARYALSNMRRVMLPVGLEAARLLLADLEHAGLKAELAGSVRRGLETVGNVDLVAVGTPAQVRAALGRFVEEAQGEVLLGRLEGLPLRVFCTDAASFGSVLVQATGSREWLEALGAVPPSLPSEEQVFEALKLPFVPAYWREKEHIGLPVPQTTLQPPLRGLIHVHSTYSDGSATLRQMAEAALGQGLEYMVICDHSQTASYAGGLRPADVRRQWAEIEALNAELAPFRILRGIESDILPDGSLDYPDEILAQFEVVVGSLHAGLNLGKSEQTQRLLRALDNPYLSILGHPSGRLLLRRKGAEADWEAVLERAQQNHKVVEFNCSPYRLDLDWRWMLAWRDRLNFSLGPDAHSLEGLADIQYGLLFALKAGLRPEQVVNTWPAERLIGLKKMA encoded by the coding sequence ATGAACCGGAAAGACCTGGCGGGGATGCTCGAGTACGCCGCCGACCTGATGGAAGTGCTGGGCGAGGGCGAGTTTCGGGCCAAGGCCTACCGCAACGCAGCCCGCAATCTGGAGCAACAGGAAACCGACCTGGCCGAGCTGGCCGCGCGGGGCTTTAAGGGCGTGCCGGGGATAGGGCCGGCGCTGGCCCCGATGTTGACCGAAATCGTCCAGACCGAGGAGTTTCCCTACCTGGCCGAGCTCGAGGGCCGCATACCGCCGGGGGTGCTCGAGCTCTTCCGGGTACAGGGCCTAGGCCCCAAGCGCATTCGGGCGCTGTGGGACAACGGGGTGGGGAGCCTGGAGGAGCTGGTAATTTTTGCCGAGCAGGGCAAAATTCGCACCCTGCCCGGCTTCGGTGCCAAAAGCGAGGCCAGCCTCCTGGAAGCGGCCCGCTACGCCTTGAGCAACATGCGGCGGGTGATGCTGCCGGTGGGACTGGAGGCGGCCCGGCTGCTGCTGGCCGACCTGGAACACGCAGGCCTCAAGGCCGAGCTGGCCGGCAGTGTGCGGCGTGGCCTGGAAACCGTGGGCAACGTCGATCTGGTAGCAGTGGGCACCCCCGCGCAGGTGCGTGCGGCGCTGGGCCGCTTTGTGGAGGAAGCGCAGGGCGAGGTGCTGCTGGGGCGGCTCGAGGGCCTGCCCTTGCGGGTTTTCTGCACCGATGCGGCCTCGTTTGGCAGCGTGCTGGTACAGGCCACCGGTTCGCGGGAGTGGCTCGAGGCCCTTGGGGCGGTGCCCCCCTCGCTCCCCAGCGAAGAACAGGTGTTTGAAGCGCTCAAACTACCCTTTGTGCCGGCTTATTGGCGGGAGAAAGAACACATCGGTCTGCCCGTGCCCCAGACCACACTGCAACCCCCTCTGCGGGGCCTGATTCACGTGCACTCGACCTATTCCGATGGCAGCGCAACCCTGCGCCAGATGGCCGAGGCCGCCCTGGGCCAGGGCCTCGAGTACATGGTCATCTGCGACCACTCCCAAACCGCAAGCTATGCCGGGGGCCTGCGCCCAGCGGACGTGCGGCGCCAGTGGGCCGAAATTGAGGCGCTCAATGCCGAACTGGCCCCCTTTCGCATCCTGCGCGGCATCGAGTCCGACATTCTGCCCGATGGCTCGCTGGACTATCCCGACGAAATTTTGGCCCAGTTCGAGGTGGTGGTGGGCAGCCTGCACGCAGGGCTGAACCTGGGCAAATCAGAACAAACCCAGCGCCTCTTGCGCGCCCTGGACAACCCCTACCTGAGCATCCTGGGCCATCCCAGCGGACGCCTCTTGCTGCGGCGCAAGGGGGCCGAGGCCGACTGGGAGGCGGTGCTGGAACGCGCCCAGCAAAACCACAAGGTGGTGGAGTTCAACTGCAGCCCCTACCGACTCGACCTGGACTGGCGGTGGATGCTGGCCTGGCGCGACCGCCTCAACTTCTCGCTGGGCCCCGACGCGCATAGCCTCGAGGGCCTTGCCGACATTCAGTATGGCCTGCTCTTTGCCCTCAAGGCGGGGCTGCGCCCCGAGCAGGTAGTCAACACCTGGCCCGCCGAGCGGCTAATTGGGCTCAAGAAGATGGCCTAG
- a CDS encoding histidinol-phosphatase: MYDSHLHTPLCKHAVGTPAEYVQAAQKAGLLGIVMTDHSPMPAWFDPEVRMELEELPFYHAMLERVRAEAGDFYVGIGLEADFHPGTEYFVQRLLAQYDYDYVIGSVHYIGAWPFDNPRYVVEFEERDLREVYRAYFKLVAQAAHTGLFHAIGHLDLPKVMGYRPPQGYADLAEEALEVIAGEGLALDVNTAGWRKKAAEIYPSPELLARARALGIPVVLGSDAHRPEDVAHRFADAVEILHAAGYTQAVVFKAGKPVAYALG; this comes from the coding sequence ATGTACGACAGCCACCTGCACACGCCCCTTTGCAAGCACGCGGTGGGTACGCCTGCCGAGTACGTCCAGGCTGCCCAGAAAGCTGGCCTTCTGGGCATCGTCATGACCGACCATAGCCCCATGCCGGCCTGGTTCGACCCCGAGGTGCGTATGGAGCTGGAGGAGCTGCCCTTCTACCACGCCATGCTGGAGCGGGTGCGGGCCGAGGCCGGTGATTTTTATGTGGGGATTGGCCTCGAGGCCGACTTTCACCCCGGCACCGAGTATTTTGTGCAAAGGCTTTTGGCCCAGTACGACTACGATTACGTCATCGGCTCGGTGCACTACATCGGGGCCTGGCCCTTCGATAACCCGCGCTATGTGGTCGAGTTCGAAGAGCGCGACCTGCGCGAAGTCTACCGGGCCTACTTCAAGCTGGTAGCCCAGGCCGCCCACACCGGTTTGTTTCACGCCATCGGCCACCTGGATCTGCCCAAGGTGATGGGCTACCGCCCCCCCCAGGGCTACGCCGATCTGGCCGAGGAGGCCCTGGAGGTTATCGCGGGCGAGGGGCTGGCCCTGGACGTCAACACCGCCGGCTGGCGCAAAAAAGCCGCCGAGATTTACCCCAGCCCAGAGCTATTGGCCCGGGCCAGGGCCCTGGGGATTCCCGTGGTGCTCGGCTCCGACGCCCACCGGCCCGAGGATGTGGCCCACCGTTTTGCCGACGCGGTCGAAATTTTGCATGCCGCGGGCTATACCCAGGCGGTGGTGTTCAAAGCCGGAAAGCCTGTGGCCTATGCTTTAGGCTAA
- a CDS encoding ABC transporter ATP-binding protein: MSGTVATSTPGAALEAQQLGKKYGRKPVLENITFAVQPGEVYALAGPNGSGKTTLIRLLTGLAFPTSGVVWMLGQDIYNGGYLARRALGAVVEAPAAFYPHMTGRQNLEMVAFLTGMANAEARIREVLARLELLAVADQPVRTYSLGQRQRLGLASAILHEPQILILDEPTSGLDPQGISKVHEILSELAWKGVAVLLSTHHLREVSAYADRVGILGGGRLLEEVRLGTKGETYRLRVDDPPRAAAFLKTVPGVQNVSLRDVNVIFEGSPNVALAALVRENYQVQFLEPDYFDLYDYYRERVKNA; encoded by the coding sequence ATGAGTGGAACTGTGGCAACCAGCACCCCTGGGGCTGCCCTCGAGGCCCAGCAACTGGGTAAAAAGTACGGGCGCAAACCTGTGCTGGAGAACATTACCTTTGCCGTGCAGCCGGGCGAGGTCTACGCCCTGGCCGGGCCCAACGGCTCCGGCAAGACCACCCTGATCCGCCTGCTCACGGGCCTGGCCTTCCCCACCTCGGGGGTGGTGTGGATGCTGGGGCAGGACATTTACAACGGGGGCTACCTAGCCCGGCGGGCGCTGGGGGCGGTGGTGGAGGCTCCGGCGGCCTTCTATCCCCACATGACCGGGCGGCAAAACCTCGAGATGGTGGCCTTCCTGACCGGCATGGCCAACGCCGAGGCCCGCATCCGCGAGGTGCTGGCGCGGCTCGAGCTGCTGGCCGTAGCCGACCAACCGGTGCGTACCTACTCGCTGGGCCAGCGCCAGCGCCTGGGGCTGGCCTCGGCCATTCTGCACGAGCCGCAAATCCTCATTCTGGATGAACCCACCAGTGGCCTCGACCCCCAGGGCATCAGCAAGGTGCACGAGATTCTGTCCGAACTGGCCTGGAAGGGGGTGGCGGTGCTCCTGTCCACCCACCACCTGCGCGAGGTCTCGGCCTACGCCGACCGGGTGGGCATTCTGGGCGGTGGGCGGCTGCTGGAGGAGGTCAGGCTGGGCACCAAGGGCGAAACCTACCGCCTGCGGGTAGACGACCCGCCCAGAGCGGCAGCTTTCCTCAAAACTGTGCCCGGGGTGCAAAACGTGAGCCTGCGCGACGTGAACGTAATTTTCGAGGGCTCGCCCAACGTGGCGTTGGCGGCGCTGGTGCGTGAGAACTACCAGGTGCAGTTTTTGGAGCCCGACTACTTCGACCTCTACGACTACTACCGGGAAAGGGTGAAAAATGCCTAG
- a CDS encoding ABC transporter permease, with translation MLRVLIWEFGKLVRLRSVQIGLLAALVLPILWAFAPGLRAQYGLELVSGWQVPALSLLTGMDFLFPFLTAMAAAEVLGSEVSMGTLKSVLLRPSPRSRLLGAKIFVVLAYPFILLTTSLVGSLLAGLPFGLGSFTGGTGLGPGSFAGVGQLTPAGALMELLQAHALAGVVLWPLSALAMLYAVVFLSTTSAALAAVSTLLLMRLLVAFPAIQPFLLTSYLDLYIRPDTVGLGLPLLIIYTVGFAVLALLIFERKDI, from the coding sequence ATGCTGCGGGTATTGATCTGGGAATTTGGCAAGTTGGTGCGGCTGCGCTCGGTGCAGATTGGGCTGCTGGCGGCACTGGTGCTGCCCATTTTGTGGGCCTTTGCGCCGGGGCTGCGGGCGCAGTATGGCCTCGAGCTAGTTTCGGGCTGGCAGGTGCCGGCACTTTCGCTCCTGACCGGCATGGACTTCCTGTTCCCCTTCCTGACCGCCATGGCTGCCGCCGAGGTGCTGGGCTCGGAGGTCTCGATGGGCACCCTCAAGTCGGTTTTGCTGCGCCCCAGCCCCCGCAGCCGCCTGCTGGGGGCCAAAATCTTCGTGGTGCTGGCTTATCCCTTCATCTTGCTTACCACCAGCCTGGTCGGCTCGTTGCTGGCAGGCCTGCCCTTTGGCCTGGGGAGTTTTACTGGAGGCACCGGCCTGGGCCCTGGCAGCTTTGCCGGTGTGGGCCAGCTCACCCCCGCGGGGGCGCTGATGGAGCTATTGCAGGCCCATGCCCTGGCGGGCGTGGTGCTCTGGCCCCTTTCGGCTCTGGCCATGCTGTATGCGGTGGTTTTCCTGAGCACCACCTCGGCGGCCCTGGCAGCGGTCTCGACCCTCTTGTTGATGCGCCTGCTGGTGGCCTTTCCCGCCATCCAACCCTTCCTGCTGACCAGCTACCTCGACCTCTATATCCGCCCGGATACAGTGGGGTTGGGCTTGCCCCTGCTCATCATCTACACCGTGGGCTTTGCGGTGCTGGCCCTGCTGATTTTCGAGCGAAAAGACATCTGA
- the moaC gene encoding cyclic pyranopterin monophosphate synthase MoaC — MGKLTHFEDGKPRMVDVSEKTATLRSATAEATVRLTPEAVGALREGGVGKGDPLSVAQLAGIMAAKKTGELIPLCHPLPITSAKVELRFVPEEARVHISATVKTKAETGVEMEALTACAIAALTVYDMLKAASKGLEITDLRLLHKSGGKSGEWKREGGT; from the coding sequence ATGGGCAAACTCACGCATTTTGAAGACGGCAAGCCGCGCATGGTGGACGTAAGCGAAAAGACCGCCACCCTGCGCTCCGCTACCGCTGAGGCCACCGTGCGGCTCACCCCGGAAGCAGTGGGGGCACTGCGGGAAGGCGGGGTAGGGAAGGGCGACCCCCTAAGCGTGGCCCAGCTTGCCGGTATCATGGCCGCCAAAAAAACCGGAGAGCTGATTCCCCTGTGCCACCCGCTACCCATCACCAGCGCGAAGGTGGAACTTCGTTTTGTGCCCGAAGAAGCCAGGGTACACATCAGCGCGACCGTCAAAACCAAGGCCGAGACCGGGGTGGAGATGGAGGCCCTCACGGCCTGCGCCATCGCCGCTCTCACGGTCTACGACATGCTCAAAGCAGCCAGCAAGGGCCTGGAAATTACCGACCTGCGCCTCTTGCATAAGTCCGGGGGTAAGTCGGGGGAGTGGAAGCGGGAGGGCGGCACCTGA
- a CDS encoding DNA-3-methyladenine glycosylase family protein, which translates to MARSRSSRLGVVFSDPTMQRLAEQHGPAPFAPHPFPLRPPYVVLLSSIVGQQLSGKAADTIWRRLTGRFALEPEVLYQAPTEDLRAVGLSYAKARYVQDLSRFALEGGLQGIESLPDEVLIGHLTQVKGIGVWTVQMFLMFGLGRPDVWPVLDLGIRKGAQKLYGLSQRQELEALGERFRPYRSHAAWYLWRVLEQ; encoded by the coding sequence ATGGCCCGCTCGAGGTCGTCCAGGCTTGGGGTGGTGTTTTCGGATCCCACCATGCAAAGGCTGGCCGAGCAACACGGCCCCGCACCTTTTGCGCCCCACCCCTTCCCGCTGCGCCCGCCGTATGTGGTGCTCTTGAGCTCGATTGTGGGGCAGCAGCTTTCGGGCAAGGCCGCCGATACCATCTGGCGTCGCCTGACGGGCCGCTTTGCGCTCGAGCCCGAGGTGCTCTACCAGGCCCCCACCGAAGACCTGCGCGCGGTGGGGCTGTCTTATGCCAAGGCCCGCTACGTGCAGGACCTGTCGCGCTTTGCCCTGGAAGGCGGCCTCCAGGGCATTGAAAGCCTGCCCGACGAGGTGCTGATAGGCCACCTGACCCAGGTCAAGGGCATTGGGGTCTGGACGGTGCAGATGTTTTTGATGTTTGGTTTGGGTCGCCCCGACGTATGGCCCGTGCTGGATCTGGGCATCCGCAAAGGGGCCCAGAAGCTATATGGCCTCAGCCAGCGACAGGAGCTAGAAGCCCTGGGAGAGCGCTTCCGGCCCTACCGCTCCCATGCGGCCTGGTATCTGTGGCGGGTGCTGGAGCAATAA
- the hutI gene encoding imidazolonepropionase produces MKQVFTGISELFTPKERLEQAALAVQDGRFVWVGTESSLPDDYRSWPRTDLGGRGVVPGLVDAHTHLVYGGERLAEYLQRARGENYEAILAAGGGIYATVRATDAASEEELYELARARAHIFLAQGVTTLEIKSGYGLLPEAELKMLRVIRRLGETLPQRIFPTLLAHVVPQGWEREKYVQMFTDELIPEVARTGLAEAVDVFCDQGAFTLEETRAILEAALVHGLRVKLHAEQLAHTGATRLAAELGALSADHLEQATPEDWQALAQSGTVGTVLPGAAVILRKPFPNARAMWDAGVKVVIASDHNPGSSPLFSPWLAMQLTMSLGNLSAEEALLAHSENAALALGRKDLGKIAVGARADFVVVASAHALEALYRWGHLPIHSVFVAGAPAL; encoded by the coding sequence ATGAAACAAGTTTTCACCGGTATCTCCGAACTGTTCACGCCCAAAGAAAGGCTCGAGCAGGCCGCCTTGGCCGTGCAGGATGGACGGTTTGTTTGGGTGGGAACCGAGTCCAGCCTGCCCGACGATTATCGAAGCTGGCCCCGCACCGACCTGGGCGGGCGCGGGGTGGTGCCCGGCCTGGTGGACGCCCACACCCACCTGGTCTACGGCGGCGAGCGGCTGGCCGAGTACCTGCAGCGGGCCAGGGGCGAAAACTACGAGGCGATTCTAGCCGCAGGCGGCGGGATTTACGCCACAGTACGGGCCACCGACGCGGCTTCTGAAGAGGAGCTCTACGAGCTGGCGCGGGCTCGAGCTCACATTTTCTTAGCCCAGGGGGTCACCACCCTGGAAATCAAAAGCGGCTACGGCCTCCTGCCCGAAGCCGAGCTAAAAATGCTGCGGGTGATCCGGCGGCTGGGGGAAACCCTGCCCCAGCGCATCTTCCCCACCCTGCTGGCCCACGTGGTGCCCCAGGGCTGGGAACGGGAAAAGTACGTGCAGATGTTCACCGACGAACTTATACCCGAGGTCGCCCGTACGGGCCTGGCCGAAGCAGTGGACGTGTTCTGCGACCAGGGGGCTTTTACGCTGGAGGAAACCCGGGCCATCCTCGAGGCCGCCCTCGTCCACGGCCTCCGGGTCAAGCTCCATGCCGAGCAGCTCGCCCACACCGGGGCCACCCGGCTCGCGGCAGAATTGGGAGCCTTGTCGGCGGATCACCTCGAGCAAGCCACCCCAGAAGACTGGCAGGCCCTGGCTCAAAGCGGCACGGTGGGCACGGTGCTCCCTGGCGCAGCGGTGATCCTGCGCAAGCCTTTCCCCAACGCAAGGGCCATGTGGGATGCGGGGGTCAAAGTTGTCATTGCCAGCGACCACAACCCCGGCAGCAGCCCGCTCTTTAGCCCCTGGCTGGCTATGCAGCTCACCATGAGCCTGGGAAACCTCAGCGCCGAGGAAGCCCTGCTGGCCCACAGCGAAAACGCCGCGCTGGCCCTGGGGCGCAAGGATCTGGGAAAGATTGCGGTGGGGGCTCGAGCCGACTTTGTGGTGGTGGCCTCGGCCCATGCCCTCGAGGCCCTTTACCGCTGGGGCCATCTGCCCATCCACTCCGTTTTTGTGGCAGGAGCGCCGGCCCTTTAG